GATTTGATCCGGGATCTGAACCTCGATGCACTTGTTGTGACAGGCACGAGACTTGGAACCATCAACCACACGCTTCTGACGCTGGACGCATGTAAAAAATACGGAATACGCCCCGCTGGGCTTGTCATAAACAACACGGCAAAAAACGGATACAACGTGCTGGAGCTTGAGGCAGACTTGGTGTCGCTGAGCGGCATCGATGTGGTATGCAAAATTCCGCCTGCTGGCAGCATCGAGCAAATCTCGCAGATCCTCAGACAAAACAATCTCCTTGACGTGCTTTCTAGACTCTAAAGATCTTAAACTTTGATTGCATCTTGTTTGATTTTTTGATGTCGTCTATTATGCCTGCAAATGTCTTGGAGGCTTCTATCTCGTACGTCTTGTATGGGAGTCCGAGGTCCTCTCTCTGAACAAGCCACACGTTTTCTCTGACTGGTTGCACCGCGTGAATTCTTTCAAGCCTTGCACGAATTGACGCCATATCGTCAGTCTTTGGGAACAGTATGATTATTGCGTCCTTGTTTGACGTCTTTAGCGTCCTTGCATCTGGGATTACTATGTCAATTTCCACCCCGTCCACTGTTATCTTTCTCTGACTCGGAATGAGTGCATTGGTCAGGATGTAGTGCATAAGGGACTCTGCAAGCGTCTCATAATTTTCCGTCCTGTCTCCCTTTAGGGTGTCTGGCCATGCCCTTGAAAGTATGTCCAGGATTACCTTTCTGGAGTTATTGCTTGCTAAATCCTGCTGTATTGCCGCCTCAGATATTGCGTTGATTGACTCGTACAGCATATCCTTGATTGGAGATGGTGCACCGTCGTCTTGCAATTTTTCTTCCTTGTCGTTATTCGCAGAATGCGTACTTGCGCTCCCCACGGCTCTCTGGGGAGTTTTCTACGCTGAGCAGGACGAACTCGTTTTTGGCATTGAGGAGGCTCTGGTTTGGGGCGCGTTTGTTCTCGTGTATCTCCTCGTAATCTTTTAGTGATAGCTTGATGCGCTCGCCCATCTCGGCCTCTATGTTCATGTCCTTGACTATCTCCTTGTATGTTGGCTGGATCACGCCTGAGAAAACCATCGCACTGCTTCCGCTTCCATATGAGCCAAATCCGAATCTCTTTCCTTCGAGGTCTATTCCCTTTTTGAATTCAAATTCAAGGCAGCTTCTAAATCCAAGATATAGCGATGCGGTGTACAGGTTTCCAATCATTGATGATGCAATTAGCGAGCTTGCGAGCTTTTCTTCGTAAAACGCTTGGTATTCCTTGGTGCGGGTGAACAGTTTTGTAAACTCGTGGTCTTTTCCCATGTACTCGTCGTCTGCAAGGATTGACTCTATGGTGCCACGCGGGTCCTTTGGCACCGGCTCCTGCATACCTGTCTGCTCTACTATTCTCTTCCATCTTGGGAGGTTTCTCCACTCCCTTCTGAGCAGATACGACAGTGCCTTTTTGCCCATGTTTGCGTATGGGAGGTGCATGCAGAGGTAGTCTATGTGGTCCAGGAGCGTCTCTCCTTCCTTTAGCGTGATTATCCCTGCTTGTATTGCCTTCTTCTTGTACGCCTCAAACGCTTTTTTGACCTGAATCAAGTACAGCAAGTTTGAGTACTGGCCGTGAACTATCGGGGTCTCCTTGCCAAACGGCCTGTAAAAATCATATTCGTTTTTAATTGAGGTCGACGTGACCTTTGGATCAAATTGTAACAATCGCGGCTTGTCGTTTAGCAGCATGGCAATTGCACCAGCTCCCTGGGTGTACTCGCCGCTGGAACCCATGTCGTATTTTGCGATATCTGACACTACTACTATTGCTGATTTTCCCTCCGCCTCGCCTGCTCGAATCCAGTTTGCATTGTCATACAGTGCATAAGAGCCTGAAACACATGCGAACTTGCACTCTATTCCACCGCAGTGCTCAAAAGAGTCCTCGCCGTACACCTGCTCTAGCATTCCGACAACGTACGAATTTAGCGCCTTTGATTCGTCAAGGGCGGATTCGGTCGCAACGTATAGTCTGCCTACCTCGCTTGGCTTTAGGTTGTTTTTCTGCATGAGTTTGAGGCACGCGTTTGCTGCTAGGCACGCCGGATCCTGGTTGGTGTCCACTATTGCCATCTTGGATATGCCTAGGCCCTGCTTTAGCTTGGCAGGATCCAGTCCTCTTGCTACTGCAAAGTCTGCAGAGTCTACAAACAGCCTTGGGATGAACACAGAGATGTCATCTATGCCTGCGGCCATGAGCTACCCTTCTCAATTTTGAATATAAGGGTTGTCAGCTAAATCTGTTCTACTTTTGTGTTATTGAGTGTAAATTTGCAAAATTTACACGATTAAAA
Above is a window of Candidatus Nitrosotenuis cloacae DNA encoding:
- a CDS encoding hydroxymethylglutaryl-CoA synthase family protein, with translation MAAGIDDISVFIPRLFVDSADFAVARGLDPAKLKQGLGISKMAIVDTNQDPACLAANACLKLMQKNNLKPSEVGRLYVATESALDESKALNSYVVGMLEQVYGEDSFEHCGGIECKFACVSGSYALYDNANWIRAGEAEGKSAIVVVSDIAKYDMGSSGEYTQGAGAIAMLLNDKPRLLQFDPKVTSTSIKNEYDFYRPFGKETPIVHGQYSNLLYLIQVKKAFEAYKKKAIQAGIITLKEGETLLDHIDYLCMHLPYANMGKKALSYLLRREWRNLPRWKRIVEQTGMQEPVPKDPRGTIESILADDEYMGKDHEFTKLFTRTKEYQAFYEEKLASSLIASSMIGNLYTASLYLGFRSCLEFEFKKGIDLEGKRFGFGSYGSGSSAMVFSGVIQPTYKEIVKDMNIEAEMGERIKLSLKDYEEIHENKRAPNQSLLNAKNEFVLLSVENSPESRGERKYAFCE